From Heterodontus francisci isolate sHetFra1 unplaced genomic scaffold, sHetFra1.hap1 HAP1_SCAFFOLD_454, whole genome shotgun sequence, the proteins below share one genomic window:
- the LOC137362970 gene encoding uncharacterized protein: protein MAVSQLWVVLLVLTDVGAVLIQQTPASISHSPGSPVSIQCVYTKADVGSYFYWYRWHPDRDPENLFYSNLAGTVIPSGEVDRFTARRPDNTHFYLESSSLWANQSAVYYCAWRLHKSYSRAEAIQPIEPGPVFRKSYPIQHQSDTSNESQIQTGSISLFKLLPTSGCYYSVIPRSEGSEGNPASSAVISALCFIFSRLILVHEQIQPSVCRMQLVKLFLIVCSLLPCKTLAEVIHQWPTLVVVNGSEPAELNCSRNDSRKSIMLWYRQYAGQGLTLMGHSYTGSSPIYEGRFEEEVKILRHEERRCSLRVLKVKAVDAAVYYCAASEHSAADCLNASTKTNRVNNTTD from the exons ATGGCTGTCTCTCAGCTCTGGGTTGTGTTGTTGGTGTTAACGG atgtgggggccgtgttgatccaacagactcccgcttccatatcccattccccaggctctccagtCAGTATCCAGTGCGTTTACACAAAGGCAGATGTTGGCTCCTATTTCTACTGGTACCGGTGGCATCCGGACCGTGATCCCGAGAACCTTTTCTATTCCAACCTCGCTGGAACGGTCATTCCCTCTGGTGAGGTGGACCGTTTCACCGCCAGGAGACCCGACAACACCCATttttacctggagtcctccagcctgtgggcgaatcaatcagccgtgtattactgtgcctggagactgcaca aatcctacagcagagccgaggccattcagcccattgagcctggccCGGTTTTTCGAAAGAGCTACCCAATACAACACCAATCAGACACAAGCAACGAGAGCCAGATACAGACGGGAAGCATTTCCTTATTCAAGCTCCTTCCGACCAGTGGGTGTTATTATTCTGTCATACCCAGAAGTGAGGGGTCAGAAGGAAACCCTGCTTCCAGTGCTGTCATTTCCGCTCTCTGCTTTATCTTCAGCCGCCTGATATTGGTTCATGAACAGATTCAGCCTTCAGTCTGCAGGATGCAGTTAGTCAAACTCTTCCTAATCGTCTGTTCTCTTCTTCCAT GCAAAACTCTAGCAGAGGTGATACACCAGTGGCCAACTCTGGTGGTGGTGAATGGAAGTGAACCAGCAGAATTAAACTGTTCCCGGAATGACAGTAGAAAGAGCATTATGCTGTGGTATCGGCAGTATGCCGGGCAGGGGCTCACCCTAATGGGTCATTCTTACACTGGAAGCTCACCCATTTACGAAGGAAGATTTGAGGAGGAGGTGAAGATTTTGAGGCACGAGGAGAGACGATGCAGCCTGAGGGTCCTCAAGGTGAAGGCTGTGGATGCGGCGGTGTATTACTGTGCAGCCAGTGAGCACAGCGCTGCAGACTGCCTTAATGCCAGTACAAAAACCAACAGGGTGAACAACACAACTGACTGA